One genomic segment of Rhodothermales bacterium includes these proteins:
- a CDS encoding intradiol ring-cleavage dioxygenase, whose translation MKPLSLLLLGLVALGSPACAQQVRPDLYDCEGCEAIYEHSFDDLDWETTVPSETEAGEPLLLSGTVYRRGGTTPAPGVVVYAYHTNAEGVYPTRGGETGWARRHGYLRGWVKTDGRGRYLFRTIRPAPYPGRHAPAHIHLTVKEPDHPEYWIEEVVFTDDPFVTSAYRGEQEGRGGSGIVDLTRDEEGSWHGVRDIVLERHSEDR comes from the coding sequence ATGAAACCCCTCTCTCTCCTGTTGCTCGGCCTCGTTGCGCTTGGCTCCCCCGCCTGTGCCCAGCAGGTGCGCCCCGATCTGTACGACTGTGAAGGCTGCGAAGCCATCTACGAGCATTCCTTCGACGACCTCGACTGGGAAACTACGGTCCCGTCCGAGACCGAAGCCGGCGAGCCGCTCCTCCTCAGCGGTACCGTCTACCGAAGGGGTGGCACGACGCCCGCGCCCGGCGTCGTCGTGTACGCCTACCACACGAATGCGGAGGGCGTCTACCCCACGCGGGGCGGCGAGACGGGTTGGGCCCGACGTCACGGTTACCTGCGCGGCTGGGTGAAGACCGATGGCCGGGGCCGCTACCTCTTCCGCACCATCCGGCCGGCTCCGTATCCGGGCCGGCACGCCCCGGCGCATATCCACTTGACGGTGAAGGAGCCGGACCACCCGGAGTACTGGATCGAGGAGGTGGTGTTCACGGATGACCCGTTCGTAACGTCCGCGTATCGCGGCGAGCAGGAGGGGCGGGGCGGCTCCGGGATCGTCGATCTCACCCGCGATGAGGAGGGGAGCTGGCATGGCGTGCGCGACATCGTCCTGGAACGCCATTCTGAGGACCGATGA
- a CDS encoding RNA polymerase sigma factor: MLLEERLETSEEVIVLVRRAQAGDPAAFERLYRQEVGHVYAVCIRMAANAQEAETLTQDTFVRAWRHLDSFREESAFSTWLHRLAVNVVLGAQRSARRREARVRSTDDLAPYDDPPTPPGPEARMDLEKSIAALPERARAVLVLHDIEGYKHAEIGAMMGIAPGTSKAHLHRARTLLKATLAGWR, encoded by the coding sequence ATGCTATTGGAGGAACGCCTGGAGACATCGGAGGAGGTGATCGTGCTCGTCCGCCGTGCCCAGGCGGGGGATCCGGCTGCGTTCGAGCGTCTCTACCGTCAGGAGGTGGGCCACGTCTATGCGGTGTGCATACGGATGGCGGCCAACGCACAGGAGGCCGAAACCCTCACGCAAGACACCTTCGTCCGCGCCTGGCGCCACCTCGACAGCTTCCGCGAGGAGAGCGCCTTCTCCACGTGGCTCCACCGCCTCGCTGTCAACGTGGTCCTCGGGGCCCAACGCTCGGCGCGACGGCGCGAAGCCCGCGTCCGCAGCACGGACGACCTAGCCCCGTACGATGACCCTCCTACACCCCCGGGGCCAGAAGCCCGGATGGACCTCGAAAAGAGCATCGCCGCGCTTCCCGAGCGAGCCCGCGCCGTGTTGGTGCTCCACGACATCGAAGGCTACAAGCACGCGGAGATCGGCGCGATGATGGGGATCGCGCCGGGGACCTCGAAGGCCCACCTGCACCGGGCCCGAACGCTCCTGAAAGCAACCCTCGCCGGGTGGAGATAA